One Colius striatus isolate bColStr4 chromosome 8, bColStr4.1.hap1, whole genome shotgun sequence genomic region harbors:
- the ZNF518A gene encoding zinc finger protein 518A: MPSAKERVSSDKKKMNLFKHNAAQNFSTGATLEKALVNDPLSIMAAPAILDVNLSYELKNVKIDLPKVNIPNEVLMKHEVNRFRKLFQCKQQTARKSVSLEKTNGSDSTCSEGSRLQNKPKVQFEEGLKTTAKILNFTCTKCKDNIRYSPNDLQKHFQLLHYGELPLYPCELCNFSAHDFQSFNQHRRTHRGTLVKCELCNDEHMYTLLDLTKHFTSKHCVNGHFQCEICGFSTQDVGTCVQHIHRHNDSPYKCGKCHHVSFTQEEFQNHLFAHSNMFPFRCQYCSYSTPRKDCLLKHIIALHRDHLYAKEKLEKDKCENRIVKTPEGLKLVLRRCKTGASKKALWRRKKISSGSDKTGEKNAKLLRSMNEIQKRAHELNQALREMEANEDKDKLLYTEKHNFTGGMLSAAAAQYNKADDGTSYSLGLLKNAVHGPTVLMVKNNKISVPANYSAKFMGFKMVDGKQHIVIKLLPTSKQNISLLGQKADPIKDGSTTPLLQTADPRGFTSGAVPHVTDQSTLKNNSVHPLTSPPFSYSASHSGKMKVEKQNNSLLYGRNVSSTVAPSNVAVEKSLNYLPMKLGSTVPPHDEVTQVGTQSNISWGSYSPPSHPQVLPLTIKNTLHYDPMKMPLFPELKIQNSGLNNSNGTNNLCYSSSVDSSNEGLLSFHNYSKTDTSDIPCSIWMSTDDKYKAFLSNKTGSFQNSRGSESASSESVKGLKPEKGLSAQSNINKTCGHVNTKNMFSKSQFKNIVDSECLVEDQHRGQKYLDANIHQGFENVTEKFQENASSDCVNSVLMPKITSVFSLQSEQAANFLSPEINQVLQDVLKVKATTQQESHSKSNNCIKLHSDKLLSGYETRNKAFPHLRSSATPCDFQRPTSNVGFHLSKRELNTRCSTNEGTQCGRGRQTPRTSFDSLGVDKLSRTPGVGRLLKTHTDTIVTQQILKEKSLSTTQNSGHFPPVLDEEKKPLLVQSSPSGVFVPLHLANHPGLQVVSGKSLPSASSSDGHATNGVSSSFVLNKGPGMVLTFNGTIGTVANVPSDSSQGLGGVASREYSKVTIPSKEEGKNETFRRVRSSCNRITRSTANDSLNSIPYKGPLVVTKLSELSAKGMSSAKVLLERQDAVFGSLESVNPQEVKQQRVYALLPDGRQAVLLKCMTPNKPVVHKQSVFLDNDHYQNCQPKKTGAMQQKLLLKIKTSTSDTPADTTQSVSYSVPSLQLGNLQSLTPALAQKQTNLTSNDALILPGRLIPANASLASSNPAHCVPPVEPVYSTASAGTQLQKGSIASMQVVTANNRDNVGSQKSTRSTRNRTTKVKPRLKQTGSKSSEGVGVQKPKNLKRKNKDNCSEPPRKKAKLHRKCKEKNQAEFISESGGPYKPRASKETVRTLKLLPFNSKQLVKCPRRNQPVVVLNHPDADVPEVINVMKTIAKFKGHVLKVSLSKRTMEALLQPAFCNPLGLTTDDLSQRRHRTVKPISSVKERFVLKLTLKKTSKNNYQIVKTTSDNTLKAKFSCWFCGRIFDNQDNWVGHGQRHLMEATRDWNSLMQ, from the coding sequence ATGCCATCTGCGAAGGAACGTGTTTCTTCTgataagaagaaaatgaatttgTTTAAACACAATGCTGCACAGAATTTTTCTACAGGTGCTACTTTAGAAAAAGCACTTGTGAATGATCCTTTAAGTATCATGGCTGCACCAGCAATTTTAGATGTCAATCTCTCTTATGAactaaaaaatgtgaaaattgaTTTACCTAAGGTGAACATTCCAAATGAAGTATTAATGAAACATGAAGTCAATAGATTtagaaaactctttcagtgtaaACAGCAAACTGCAAGAAAGTCCGTAAGTCtagagaaaacaaatggaagTGACTCCACTTGTTCTGAGGGAAGCCGCTTGCAGAATAAACCTAAAGTGCAATTTGAAGAAGGGTTGAAAACTACAGCCAAGATACTGAATTTCACTTGTACGAAATGCAAGGATAACATTAGATACAGCCCAAATGATCTACAGAAGCATTTTCAGCTATTACACTATGGAGAATTGCCTTTGTATCCCTGTGAGTTGTGTAACTTCTCGGCTCATGACTTTCAGTCGTTCAACCAGCACAGACGTACCCATCGCGGCACTTTAGTGAAATGTGAGCTCTGCAATGATGAGCATATGTACACTTTGTTGGATTTGACAAAACACTTCACATCAAAGCATTGTGTAAATGGTCACTTTCAATGTGAAATATGTGGATTTTCTACCCAGGACGTGGGCACATGTGTTCAGCATATTCATAGACATAATGATAGTCCATATAAATGTGGAAAATGCCATCATGTAAGCTTTACACAAGAGGAGTTCCAGAACCATCTTTTTGCTCATAGCAACATGTTTCCTTTTCGTTGTCAATATTGCAGTTACAGCACACCTCGGAAAGATTGTCTTCTAAAACACATCATAGCTTTGCATAGAGACCACTtgtatgcaaaagaaaaactggAAAAGGATAAATGTGAAAACAGAATAGTGAAGACTCCAGAAGGACTGAAGCTTGTGTTAAGAAGATGTAAAACGGGAGCATCGAAGAAAGCACTCTGGAGACggaaaaaaataagcagtgGAAGTGacaaaactggagaaaaaaatgcaaaattgcTAAGAAGTATGAATGAAATTCAAAAAAGAGCTCATGAGCTGAACCAGGCTTTGAGAGAGATGGAAGCAAATGAAGACAAAGATAAACTTTTATATACAGAAAAGCATAATTTCACAGGTGgaatgctctctgctgctgctgcacaatACAATAAAGCAGATGATGGAACAAGTTACAGCCTGGGATTATTGAAAAATGCTGTTCATGGGCCAACAGTATTGATGgtcaaaaataacaaaatatctGTTCCAGCCAATTACAGTGCTAAATTTATGGGATTTAAAATGGTAGATGGAAAACAACATATTGTTATAAAATTACTACCTACAAGTAAGCAGAATATTAGTTTGTTGGGTCAGAAAGCTGATCCTATTAAAGACGGTTCTACAACTCCTTTGCTACAGACTGCTGATCCTCGTGGCTTTACTTCAGGTGCTGTACCACATGTGACTGACCAGTCAACCTTAAAGAACAATTCTGTTCACCCCCTAACCTCCCCTCCCTTTTCTTATTCTGCTTCTCattcaggaaaaatgaaagtggAAAAACAGAATAACTCCTTATTATATGGTAGGAATGTTTCTTCAACTGTAGCACCTTCTAATGTAGCTGTAGAAAAAAGTTTGAATTATTTGCCAATGAAGTTGGGCTCAACTGTACCTCCACATGATGAGGTAACACAAGTTGGAACTCAAAGTAATATCTCGTGGGGAAGCTATAGTCCTCCCAGTCATCCTCAGGTATTACCACTCACTATTAAAAATACACTTCACTATGACCCCATGAAAATGCCCCTCTTTCCTGaactgaaaatacaaaacagTGGCCTGAATAATAGTAATGGAACTAATAATCTCTGTTACTCATCTTCAGTGGATTCTTCTAATGAAGGTTTGCTGTCTTTTCACAACTATTCCAAAACGGACACTTCAGATATTCCATGTAGCATTTGGATGTCAACAGATGACAAGTACAAAGCATTTCTATCTAACAAAACAGGTTCTTTTCAAAACAGTAGGGGAAGTGAATCTGCATCTTCAGAGTCAGTGAAAGGCTTAAAACCAGAGAAAGGTTTATCAGCCCAATCAAATATTAATAAAACTTGTGGACATGTAAAcactaaaaatatgttttctaaaagccagtttaaaaatattgttgACAGTGAGTGTTTGGTGGAAGACCAGCATCGTGGCCAGAAATATTTGGACGCTAACATACATCAAGGCTTTGAGAATGTTACTGAGAAATTCCAAGAAAATGCCTCTTCTGATTGTGTTAACTCAGTCTTGATGCCCAAAATCACATCTGTTTTCTCATTGCAGAGTGAACAGGCAGCTAATTTTTTATCTCCTGAAATAAACCAGGTACTGCAGGATGTGTTAAAAGTGAAAGCAACTACTCAGCAAGAATCCCACAGCAAGTCAAATAACTGTATAAAACTTCATTCTGACAAGCTGCTTTCTGGTTATGAGACAAGGAAtaaagcctttcctcatttgaGAAGCTCAGCAACTCCATGTGATTTTCAGAGACCTACCTCTAATGTAGGCTTTCATTTAAGTAAGAGAGAATTAAACACAAGATGTAGCACAAATGAAGGTACACAGTGTGGGAGAGGAAGACAGACACCCAGAACATCATTTGATTCACTGGGCGTGGATAAATTATCCAGAACTCCGGGTGTTGGTAGGTTGCTAAAAACTCATACAGATACAATTGTAACACAGCAGATactaaaagagaaaagtctGTCTACAACCCAAAATTCCGGCCACTTTCCACCAGTTCTTGACGAAGAAAAGAAACCCCTTTTAGTTCAGTCCTCTCCATCGGGAGTTTTTGTTCCTTTGCACCTTGCTAACCATCCTGGGCTACAGGTGGTTTCAGGAAAATCTCTTCCATCAGCCAGTTCATCGGATGGACACGCGACTAATGGTGTATCTTCGTCTTTTGTTCTAAATAAAGGACCTGGGATGGTTTTGACTTTTAACGGGACAATTGGAACAGTTGCAAATGTCCCTAGTGATAGTTCTCAGGGTTTAGGGGGAGTTGCATCCAGAGAATATAGTAAAGTAACCATACCTTcaaaagaggaggggaaaaatgaGACTTTCAGACGTGTAAGAAGTTCCTGTAATAGGATAACACGTAGTACAGCAAATGACTCCCTGAATAGCATACCATATAAAGGACCTCTTGTTGTTACAAAGTTGTCAGAGTTATCTGCGAAAGGAATGTCTTCTGCGAAGGTGCTATTGGAGCGTCAGGATGCGGTCTTTGGTTCATTGGAGTCAGTAAACCCACAGGAAGTTAAACAGCAACGTGTTTATGCACTTTTGCCGGATGGACGGCAGGCAGTTCTTCTGAAATGTATGACACCAAACAAGCCTGTAGTTCATAAACAGAGTGTTTTTCTGGATAATGATCATTATCAAAATTGTCAACCAAAGAAAACTGGAGCCATGCAACAAAAGCTTTTGCTGAAAATTAAGACCTCTACTTCAGATACCCCGGCTGATACCACTCAGTCAGTGAGCTACTCAGTGCCCTCACTACAGTTGGGTAACTTGCAGTCCCTTACTCCTGCACTAGCACAGAAACAAACTAATCTTACTTCTAATGATGCCTTAATCTTACCAGGTAGGTTAATACCAGCAAATGCCTCTTTGGCAAGCTCTAATCCAGCACATTGTGTTCCTCCTGTAGAACCTGTTTATTCTACTGCGTCTGCAGGGACACAGTTGCAAAAAGGTTCTATTGCGAGTATGCAAGTAGTAACTGCTAACAACAGGGATAACGTTGGTAGTCAGAAGTCCACACGGAGCACCCGAAACAGAACCACAAAAGTAAAACCTCGTTTAAAACAAACTGGGTCTAAAAGTTCAGAAGGTGTGGGTGTGCAAAAACCTAAGAATCTCAAACGGAAGAATAAGGATAATTGCTCAGAACCTccaagaaagaaagcaaagttGCACAGAAAATGTAAGGAAAAGAATCAAGCCGAATTTATTAGTGAATCAGGTGGCCCTTACAAACCAAGGGCATCAAAAGAAACTGTGAGGACTTTGAAATTACTTCCTTTTAATTCTAAACAGCTTGTAAAATGCCCTCGGAGAAATCAACCGGTTGTTGTGCTTAACCATCCTGATGCAGATGTTCCAGAAGTTATAAATGTAATGAAAACCATTGCTAAATTTAAGGGACATGTTCTGAAGGTTTCATTGTCAAAAAGAACTATGGAAGCGCTTCTGCAGCCGGCCTTCTGCAATCCTTTGGGCTTAACTACTGATGATCTTTCTCAAAGGAGGCACAGGACAGTAAAACCTATTAGCTCTGTAAAAgaaagatttgttttaaaattaacacTGAAAAAGACTAGCAAAAACAATTATCAGATTGTGAAGACTACCTCTGATAATACCTTGAAAGCTAAGTTTAGCTGCTGGTTTTGTGGTAGAATATTTGACAATCAGGATAATTGGGTAGGACATGGACAGAGGCATCTGATGGAAGCTACTCGGGATTGGAATTCATTAATGCAGTGA
- the LOC133625916 gene encoding skin secretory protein xP2-like produces MGHELSLAAAIDGHGITHTRAEGCAKPLKGSAGPCSQAAPTAASCAQGPEGPRQVAGPPASRPRAGRATAATGMGRERPRPGGDLPAGGSALRLPRPQPLRPPPRRRKRGRRKAAPGANATAPPAPGSGPATRPAKAGAEAPHPSPALGLVGRRPSAQVNAYPSAASAPTAGLAALQSPDGNCYGRQQRLAGLWREAR; encoded by the coding sequence ATGGGCCACGAGCTCTCCCTGGCCGCTGCCATTGACGGCCATGGGATCACGCACACTCGTGCAGAGGGATGCGCAAAGCCATTGAAAGGTAGCGCCGGGCCGTGCAGCCAGGCTGCACCTACAGCCGCGTCATGTGCCCAAGGCCCAGAGGGCCCGCGCCAGGTGGCAGGGCCACCCGCCAGCAGGCCTCGGGCGGGGCGGGCCACCGCGGCCACGGGGATGGGGCGCGAAAGACCTCGGCCCGGCGGAGACCTCCCCGCGGGAGGCTCAGCATTGCGTTTGCCTCGCCCCCAGCCCCTGCGGCCCCCtccaaggagaaggaagagagggCGGAGGAAGGCAGCGCCGGGGGCCAATGCCACCGCCCCGCCCGCGCCGGGGTCCGGCCCCGCCACCCGTCCCGCCAAAGCAGGGGCGGAGGCGCCCcacccctcccctgccctgggcctcGTCGGCCGCCGTCCCTCTGCCCAGGTGAACGCGTATCCCTCCGCCGCGTCCGCCCCCACTGCCGGGCTCGCCGCCCTACAGTCCCCGGATGGAAACTGTTATGGCCGTCAACAGCGACTGGCCGGGCTATGGAGAGAGGCGAGGTAA